A DNA window from Argopecten irradians isolate NY chromosome 10, Ai_NY, whole genome shotgun sequence contains the following coding sequences:
- the LOC138333967 gene encoding uncharacterized protein KIAA1958-like, with protein MAEGSTRFAEATEDEIQKILNDRDSKNTKNVIRTAENLLHEYCEAVGCTVGSSLTNVTVDELCEILRKFYCAARKKDGSMYAKKTMISIRYGLQKSFEKSHGIDIINDVGFKIANDVFHASMVKIKKEGAGEVKHKEIISEADMKVLYDSGVFSTETPKTLQQKVFFELMLYFCNRGRENLRNMTRNDYTVQSDADGRRYVTCSVSRLTKNHRGDTADDDQDGGRMYEQPGDPNCPVASFEKYSVKLNPLCDALWQRPRQSIKDENHVWYDNMVLGKNKLGYMMQSISSEAGLGTTYSNHCIRATCISMLDECGYESRHIIGISKHKSETSLKHYSSKLSNTKKREMSYALAKKVVPQPSSSVQPPMKEIAPVNVVIPNSHTPHETTCCDVLDIDDKELAALLENPDVLGSIENIPQQSHAKSVFSFHGCNINIYNS; from the exons ATGGCGGAAGGCAGCACTCGATTTGCGGAAGCAACAGAGGATGAAATTCAGAAGATTCTGAACGACCGTGATAGCAAAAACACTAAAAACGTTATCAGAACTGCTGAAAATCTTCTTCATGAATACTGTGAAGCGGTTGGATGTACAGTTGGGTCGTCCCTTACCAATGTTACAGTGGACGAATTGTGTGAAATCCTACGGAAGTTCTACTGCGCCGCAAGGAAAAAAGACGGCAGTATGTATGCTAAAAAAACCATGATATCTATAAGATATGGGCTGCAAAAGTCCTTTGAGAAGTCCCATGGCATCGACATAATCAACGACGTCGGATTTAAGATCGCCAATGACGTATTTCATGCCAGTATGGTAAAAATCAAGAAAGAGGGAGCCGGCGAAGTGAAACACAAAGAAATCATAAGTGAAGCAGACATGAAAGTTCTGTATGACAGCGGAGTGTTCAGCACAGAAACACCCAAAACTCTACAACAGAAAGTATTCTTTGAGTTGATGTTATACTTTTGTAACAGAGGTAGAGAAAATTTACGTAACATGACCAGAAATGATTACACAGTGCAGTCTGACGCTGACGGCAGACGTTATGTTACCTGTAGTGTGTCGAGGCTGACAAAGAACCACAGGGGAGATACTGCTGATGATGATCAAGATGGGGGCAGAATGTATGAGCAACCAg gagACCCAAATTGTCCTGTTGCAAGTTTTGAGAAGTATTCGGTAAAACTTAATCCATTATGCGATGCGCTTTGGCAGCGACCCCGTCAGTCAATTAAGGACGAAAATCATGTTTGGTACGACAACATGGTACTTGGTAAAAATAAACTAGGGTACATGATGCAGTCCATAAGTAGTGAGGCTGGGCTCGGAACTACATATTCCAACCACTGTATTAGGGCaacatgtatatctatgttgGATGAATGTGGATATGAATCTCGACACATCATCGGCATATCAAAACACAAGTCAGAAACAAGTTTGAAGCACTATTCATCAAAATTAAGTAACACGAAGAAACGAGAAATGTCATATGCTTTAGCAAAGAAAGTTGTTCCACAACCTTCAAGCTCTGTGCAACCACCAATGAAGGAGATTGCTCCAGTAAATGTAGTTATACCCAACTCACATACACCTCACGAAACTACATGTTGTGATGTGCTGGATATAGATGACAAGGAACTAGCCGCTTTGCTTGAAAATCCGGATGTGCTTGGAAGTATAGAAAATATTCCACAGCAAAGTCATGCAAAATCAGTTTTTTCGTTCCACGGATGCAACATCAACATTTATAATAGttga